The stretch of DNA ATTGCAACAGTTCGTTGCTGGAGAATTCGATCAACTGGCCGCATTCGGTGCAGTGCAAATGGTCGTGCTGAGGGTAGCCGTAATCATGTTCGTAGACGGCCCGGCCGCCGAGGACCATTTTTCGCAGCAGCCCGGCATCAACCATCTCGGCAAGGGTGCGGTAAACGGTGGGGCGGCTGACCTTGCGGCCGGCCGACTTGTGGCTTAAATCCAGGAGCAACTGGTCGGCGTCAAAATGCTCGTGGCGACTGGCGATTTGCTCGACGAGA from Pirellulales bacterium encodes:
- a CDS encoding transcriptional repressor, whose protein sequence is MRHDFSLGTVEVALSPRERFEEYLQSRGKRITQQRRILVEQIASRHEHFDADQLLLDLSHKSAGRKVSRPTVYRTLAEMVDAGLLRKMVLGGRAVYEHDYGYPQHDHLHCTECGQLIEFSSNELLQLREAVAREHHFRVTSHRLIISGVCSQCRAAARQKVRRLDLV